A stretch of the Lytechinus variegatus isolate NC3 chromosome 5, Lvar_3.0, whole genome shotgun sequence genome encodes the following:
- the LOC121415665 gene encoding uncharacterized S-adenosylmethionine-dependent methyltransferase Rv2258c-like isoform X1 has product MVRTMAKAGETFEEFGERFTSLVIHGFVSLSTSLGIQSGLFDALIKLKDEERTVQEIADTAGLKERYVKEWLGVMVTADIVDINPETEKYILPPHRIPYFQPGSKVCDLAAVITALPMFGEIYKKLLECLKKDGPLGLSYSEYTDFHTMMSKFSSRWFQQHLVQDFIPSMPQVEERMKSGIRVLDLGCGRGLASLALAQNYPNSTIIGLDFSKEATDYARELAKEQGLANVEFVCEDAACIPDSWNETIDYIFTYDVIHDLGHADKVLLALGRILKPDGVFSMIDPDCNTKQSRNASNEYFSRLYTMSLFHCLPISLFSEGSVGLGTCWGRDKATQFLKAAGFRVDSITNPAGTNQAHYMCTKQV; this is encoded by the exons ATGGTACG CACCATGGCCAAGGCAGGAGAGACTTTTGAGGAGTTTGGGGAGAGATTTACCAGCCTGGTGATCCATGGGTTTGTTTCACTTTCAACATCTCTAGGAATTCAGTCTGGTCTGTTTGATGCTCTTATCAAGCTCAAGGACGAGGAGAGGACGGTCCAAGAGATTGCTGATACAGCTGGCCTCAAGGAAag aTACGTAAAGGAATGGCTTGGAGTGATGGTGACAGCCGATATCGTAGACATCAACCCAGAGACTGAGAAATACATTCTCCCCCCTCATCGTATTCCCTACTTTCAACCAGGCAGTAAAGTGTGTGATCTTGCAGCAGTAATCACCGCATTGCCCATGTTTGGTGAAATCTACAAGAAGCTGTTAGAATGTCTCAAAAAAGATGGCCCACTAG GATTATCATACTCTGAATACACAGACTTTCACACCATGATGTCCAAGTTTAGCAGTAGATGGTTTCAGCAACATCTGGTTCAAGATTTCATACCATCTATGCCTCAAGTAGAAGAAAGAATGA AGTCTGGGATCCGAGTACTAGATTTGGGTTGCGGGAGAGGACTAGCCTCCCTTGCCCTTGCGCAGAACTATCCAAATAGCACCATCATTGGACTAGACTTCTCAAAGGAGGCCACAGACTATGCCAGGGAGTTGGCCAAGGAACAGGGTCTTGCAAACGTCGAGTTCGTCTGTGAGGATGCAGCATGTATACCTGACTCTTGGAACGAGACCATTGATTACATCTTCACGTATGATGTCATCCATGACCTTGGTCACGCGGATAAGGTATTATTAGCTCTGGGACGCATCCTCAAACCTGACGGAGTCTTCTCCATGATAGATCCCGACTGCAACACCAAGCAATCAAGGAATGCTTCCAACGAGTATTTCTCTAGGTTATACACCATGAGTCTCTTCCATTGCCTGCCAATATCGCTCTTCTCTGAGGGCAGTGTGGGACTAGGAACCTGTTGGGGACGAGACAAAGCCACCCAGTTTCTCAAGGCAGCTGGGTTTAGGGTGGATTCGATCACAAACCCTGCAGGAACTAACCAGGCACATTACATGTGTACAAAACAAGTATAA
- the LOC121415666 gene encoding leucine-rich repeat-containing protein 28-like, which translates to MQHGTNMHLTTRGASMMEEDNEGSSLSDIFKEALCNREHGILHLNYKGLVQFPPQLTSQDDYAHIQVIYAKRNLITHLPYDIHRLTSLKILYLHSNNLSSLPKEMSLMKSLESLDLSQNLFTRFPDILCRCTGLKELYMTVNRLSSLPPEIGELKQLTILNLMDNQLESIPSEIGLCSSLETLHLDRNKLTTLPRQLITLNNLKELSVTGNNLLVLPMRLGWLPNLQHLYVDSNPRLCTIPFTLHSKQIGVCRCGSAKPPGNRCIQIGGLHGVLPSEIQVYHDERTSINIPSTLLELALNAVYHHKDILDVDSMPKSLADLIACPTAHCVAPSGCEKLIFTEAYVHFLQIPWIQQFTLGGNSNLSLTALCCSMKCLEMFKKHPVPT; encoded by the exons ATGCAACATGGGACTAACATGCATCTGACGACTAGGGGTGCTTCAATGATGGAAGAAGATAATGAAGGGAGTAGTCTCTCAGACATCTTCAAAGAAGCCCTTTGCAATCGGGAACATGGGATACTCCATCTCAACTACAAAGGACTGGTGCAGTTCCCTCCTCAGCTAACCAGTCAAGATGACTATGCACACATCCAGGTTATCTATGCCAAGAGAAACTTGATCACCCATCTT CCCTATGATATTCATCGGTTGACAAGCCTGAAAATTCT ATATCTTCATTCAAACAACTTGTCATCTCTTCCCAAGG AAATGAGTCTGATGAAGTCCCTGGAATCTCTGGACCTGAGTCAGAATCTCTTCACCAGGTTTCCTGATATTTTATGTCGCTGTACCGGCCTTAAAGAGTTGTACATGACAGTTAACCGTCTCTCATCTCTGCCTCCAG AAATTGGAGAACTAAAGCAGCTGACAATCTTGAACCTGATGGATAACCAACTAGAAAGTATCCCATCAGAGATTGGGCTGTGTTCATCCTTAGAAACCCTTCACCTGGATAGGAACAAGCTTACTACCTTACCTAGGCAACTCATCACATTGAACAATCTCAAAGAACTATCTGTAACAGGCAATAATCTCCTAGTCTTGCCCATGA GATTGGGCTGGCTACCAAATCTGCAACATCTATATGTTGACAGTAATCCAAGACTATGCACGATACCCTTCACGTTACACAGCAAGCAGATAGGAGTCTGTAG ATGCGGCTCTGCCAAGCCTCCCGgtaatagatgtattcagattGGTGGACTACATGGAGTTCTTCCTTCTGAGATACAGGTCTATCATGATGAGAGAACATCCATCAATATACCAAGTACTCTTCTTGAATTAGCATTAAATGCTGTCTACCATCATAAGG ACATCCTGGACGTTGATTCCATGCCCAAGAGTCTTGCTGACCTGATTGCTTGCCCCACTGCCCACTGCGTTGCCCCATCAGGATGTGAAAAACTCATCTTCACAGAGGCCTATGTGCATTTCCTTCAGATACCTTGGATTCAGCAGTTCACACTCGGTGGCAACAGCAATCTGTCTCTGACCGCCTTGTGCTGTTCCATGAAGTGTTTGGAGATGTTCAAGAAGCATCCTGTCCCTACCTGA
- the LOC121415665 gene encoding uncharacterized S-adenosylmethionine-dependent methyltransferase Rv2258c-like isoform X2, which yields MAKAGETFEEFGERFTSLVIHGFVSLSTSLGIQSGLFDALIKLKDEERTVQEIADTAGLKERYVKEWLGVMVTADIVDINPETEKYILPPHRIPYFQPGSKVCDLAAVITALPMFGEIYKKLLECLKKDGPLGLSYSEYTDFHTMMSKFSSRWFQQHLVQDFIPSMPQVEERMKSGIRVLDLGCGRGLASLALAQNYPNSTIIGLDFSKEATDYARELAKEQGLANVEFVCEDAACIPDSWNETIDYIFTYDVIHDLGHADKVLLALGRILKPDGVFSMIDPDCNTKQSRNASNEYFSRLYTMSLFHCLPISLFSEGSVGLGTCWGRDKATQFLKAAGFRVDSITNPAGTNQAHYMCTKQV from the exons ATGGCCAAGGCAGGAGAGACTTTTGAGGAGTTTGGGGAGAGATTTACCAGCCTGGTGATCCATGGGTTTGTTTCACTTTCAACATCTCTAGGAATTCAGTCTGGTCTGTTTGATGCTCTTATCAAGCTCAAGGACGAGGAGAGGACGGTCCAAGAGATTGCTGATACAGCTGGCCTCAAGGAAag aTACGTAAAGGAATGGCTTGGAGTGATGGTGACAGCCGATATCGTAGACATCAACCCAGAGACTGAGAAATACATTCTCCCCCCTCATCGTATTCCCTACTTTCAACCAGGCAGTAAAGTGTGTGATCTTGCAGCAGTAATCACCGCATTGCCCATGTTTGGTGAAATCTACAAGAAGCTGTTAGAATGTCTCAAAAAAGATGGCCCACTAG GATTATCATACTCTGAATACACAGACTTTCACACCATGATGTCCAAGTTTAGCAGTAGATGGTTTCAGCAACATCTGGTTCAAGATTTCATACCATCTATGCCTCAAGTAGAAGAAAGAATGA AGTCTGGGATCCGAGTACTAGATTTGGGTTGCGGGAGAGGACTAGCCTCCCTTGCCCTTGCGCAGAACTATCCAAATAGCACCATCATTGGACTAGACTTCTCAAAGGAGGCCACAGACTATGCCAGGGAGTTGGCCAAGGAACAGGGTCTTGCAAACGTCGAGTTCGTCTGTGAGGATGCAGCATGTATACCTGACTCTTGGAACGAGACCATTGATTACATCTTCACGTATGATGTCATCCATGACCTTGGTCACGCGGATAAGGTATTATTAGCTCTGGGACGCATCCTCAAACCTGACGGAGTCTTCTCCATGATAGATCCCGACTGCAACACCAAGCAATCAAGGAATGCTTCCAACGAGTATTTCTCTAGGTTATACACCATGAGTCTCTTCCATTGCCTGCCAATATCGCTCTTCTCTGAGGGCAGTGTGGGACTAGGAACCTGTTGGGGACGAGACAAAGCCACCCAGTTTCTCAAGGCAGCTGGGTTTAGGGTGGATTCGATCACAAACCCTGCAGGAACTAACCAGGCACATTACATGTGTACAAAACAAGTATAA